A stretch of Thermoplasmata archaeon DNA encodes these proteins:
- a CDS encoding DNA polymerase ligase N-terminal domain-containing protein, with protein sequence MASPIIPDAAPRTGAPRRRFVVQKHWARSLHYDFRLEIGTVLVSWAVPKGPSKDPQAKRLAIHVEDHPLDYLLFEGTLPEGDYGAGEVIVWDYGEFEVVGLAEHDAAAALSEGVVRLALYGRKLRGQWTIIRTRMGQGKRENWLLQKAQDEFAQADHDPETEPASALSGKVPRGRR encoded by the coding sequence ATGGCCTCCCCAATCATCCCCGATGCGGCACCTCGGACCGGGGCACCGCGACGCCGATTCGTGGTCCAGAAGCACTGGGCTCGGAGTCTTCACTATGACTTCCGACTGGAGATCGGCACAGTTCTCGTCTCGTGGGCGGTGCCGAAGGGGCCATCCAAAGATCCCCAGGCGAAGCGCCTCGCGATTCATGTGGAGGACCACCCGCTCGACTACCTGTTGTTCGAGGGAACCCTCCCTGAAGGTGATTATGGCGCGGGCGAAGTCATTGTGTGGGACTACGGCGAATTTGAGGTGGTCGGACTCGCTGAACACGACGCGGCAGCAGCGCTCAGCGAAGGCGTGGTGCGACTCGCTCTGTATGGCAGAAAACTCCGAGGGCAATGGACGATCATACGAACGAGAATGGGACAAGGAAAACGTGAGAATTGGCTCTTGCAGAAGGCGCAAGACGAATTCGCTCAAGCAGATCATGACCCGGAAACCGAGCCGGCGT